A stretch of DNA from Spirosoma endbachense:
TTTCCGTATACGTTTACCGAAGTACCTACTGGCTATCGGATCGACCGAAATCCTACGGCTGGTGGCCTGGACTTCAATCAGTGGGAGTTGTACCTGATGGGTTTGATACCCGCCACCGACGTGAAAACACCAGCCCTGATTTTCAAAGATCAGACCGTTAACACGACGATTACCAGTGGTACGATCTTCCCCAAATCGGCCTTCAACAGCTACCAGATCTCCGATTTACTGGCCATAACAGGTGTCCGTACACCTACCGCGGCCCAGAGCCAGAAACAGTTTAAATCGGCCACAATTCTGATGTCAGAACAGATCCTGACAGCTGAAGAAATTTCCTATTTCGACTACATGGCAAGGCGGGCAGAAGGCCAAACGGCGGTGAGTGTCCGGGAGGGACAGGCGACCTATATGGGCAAGCCTTTTGCCCTGGCAACCAGCAGCCGGGCTACTGTTCTGGCCCAGCTTAAGACGAATGTTAACTGCACCACACTGCCTCCAAAACCGACGATTACGGCCAGCGGTAGCCTGACCATCTGCCCAGGTTCGTCGCTTACGCTGACGGCCCCGGCTGGCAACAGCCTCTACTTCTGGTATCAGAATGGTATTCCTCTGGCGCAGTCAACGGCCAGTATCAGTACGACTATGGCGGGCCAATACACCGTATCGGTGCGAAATGCCAGCGGCTGCAACAGTGTCTTATCCACTGAAGTTACTGTCGCTACCGGTAGCACTCCCCCCAAGCCGACAATTACACTCGGCCCCAATGGTCTTACATCCAGCAGTGCAACCGGCAACCAATGGCTGTTGAAAGGGGTACCTATTCCGAATGCTACGACCCAAAGCATAAAACCTGGGGCTGGTAGCTATTCAGTACGTGTTACGATCGGTGGTTGTTCGAATGTGTCGGACCCGTTTGTGATTACGGCTACGGAAGATCTGACCCCGGCGATTCCGTTCGACCTCAGTCATGCTCCTAATCCGGTTACTCAGGCCGCACAGATTACGTTCAGTTTGCCCAAATCAGCAGCAGCAACTCTTCGCTTATTTAATCTAAGCGGCCAATCGATCAAAATGCTGGCAGAAGGCACTTTTCAGGCCGGTCAACATACCATTACGGCTTCGATGCAGGATATTCCTCCCGGATTTTACGTATACCGCCTTGAAACCGATTACGGTATGCTCGCCCGAAAAATGATAGTTTCAAAATAAAAGGCATTACGCGTCATCGTTTTCCTTACCTTTGCGGCTTCAATCACCCGCGTGTTGTAATGCCGCTGATTGCGCCGTCGAGTTACCAGCCACCTGCCCGTTTATGGAACGGACACCTGCAAACCATCATTCCCTCGCTCTTTCGCAAGGTTACGGTTTCTTACGACCGCGAACGGATCGAAACGCCGGATGATGATTTTCTGGATATGGACTGGGCCTTTTCAGTCAACAGCCAGCAGTCAGCCGCCAGCAGAGAGTCTACCCAGTCAGCTACTGGAGTCTCCTCACGGCAACCGGCAAACTGTCTGGTTATTCTGTCCCATGGCCTGGAAGGTAACTCAACGAGTCAGTATTTAGCCGGAATGGTGCGCCATCTGACTCAGCATGGCTTCGATTGTCTGGCCTGGCATTACCGCTCGTGCAGTGGCGAATTGAACCGCCAACAGCGTTTTTACCACATCGGAGAAACGGGAGATCTTCACTTCATCATTCAATACGCCCTCTCGAAAGGCTATCAGACAATTTGTTTGATGGGCTTCAGCGCAGGGGGAAATGTTACCTTAAAATATCTCGGTGAGCAAGGCGCAACGATACATCCGGCCATTCGGAAAGCTGTTGTGTTTTCGGTCCCTGTCGATCTGATGGGTTCGGCCCGCAGGCTCGAACAATGGGATAGCCTGGTTTATAATTATCGATTTAACCGAACGCTTAAACGAAAAGTGCTACAAAAAGCTGCGGTCATGCCGGGCGTTTTTTCAACGGACGTTATCAGCAAAGTCCGAACGATTCGGGAGTTCGATAACCTGTTTACGGCTCCACAGAATGGTTTTCGGGACGTAACCGATTATTATACCCGTAGCAGTTCGCTCCAGTTTATACCTACCATTGCGATTCCAACGCTGATTGTCAATGCAAAAAATGACCCCTTTTTATCACCCGAATGTTTTCCGGAAGAGCTGGCGCGGGAACTCCCCGCCGTATGGATGGAGTTTCCTGAACAGGGCGGTCATTGTGGATTTCCGTCGCTCGCGAATGGCATCAACGGCACCTACTGGTCGGAAGAACGGGCGGTAAAATTTTTAACAGAAACACATACGATACAACCATAAGCAGATCAACGAGTCGCTGCGATAGCGACTTTCTCACCCATGCTCACTAAACCAATCGAACAGACGTATTATATTATTGATTTCGACAGCACCTTTACGAAAGTAGAAGCCCTGGACGTGCTGGGCGAGATTTCACTCATTGGTCGTCCCGACCGCGACGATGTGCTTGACCAGATCAAAGCCATTACCGACCGGGGTATGTCGGGTGAAATTTCATTCACCGAATCGCTCGAACTCCGGCTGAACCTGCTGAAAGCACACCGCGATCATCTTCCTGCCCTGATTGAAACGCTGATGGGCAAAATTTCCGATTCGTTTCAGCGCAACAAACAGTTTCTGAGCGAAAACGCCGAGACTATTTATGTTGTGTCAAATGGGTTCAGGGAGTTTATCGTTCCCATTGTTACGTCATTGGGCGTACTGCCAGACAACGTGTTTGCCAATACATTCGTGTTCGATGAAACGGGCAGTATCATTGGCTTTGATCGCACTAATCCGCTATCGGCCAATGGGGGAAAATCGCAGGTAATCCGGAATCTAAACCTCGACGGTGAAGTTTACGTCATTGGCGATGGATATACTGATTATGAAATCCGGGCAGCTGGTCTGGCCAATCGGTTCTACGCCTTCACGGAAAATGTATTGCGGCCGAGCGTGGTCGCGAAAGCCGATCATATTGCGCCTTCTCTCGATGAATTTCTCTACCATAATCACTTGAGTCGTAGCCAGTCATACCCAAAGAGTCGGATTAAGGTTCTGTTGCTTGAAAACGTGCATCCCGTGGCGGTGAAGTTGTTCGAACAGGAAGGCTTTAATGTAGAAATTCGAAAAGGTGCTCTGGATGAAGATGAGCTGATCGAAGCTATCCGCGATGTATCGATTCTGGGTATTCGCTCCAAAACGATGGTGACGCAGCGAGTGCTGGAAAATGCGAATAAACTCATGACGATTGGTGCGTTCTGTATCGGCACCAACCAGATTGACCTGACCGCCTGCACCGACCGGGGTATCGCCGTTTTCAATGCTCCATACAGCAACACCCGCTCCGTCGTTGAACTGGCTATCGGTGAGATCATTATGCTCATCCGAAACATCGTACCCAAGAGCAATTCGATGCATAAGGGGGTATGGGACAAATCGGCCAAGAACAGCTTTGAAGTACGGGGTAAAAAACTAGGACTTGTTGGTTACGGCAACATCGGCACGCAGCTTTCTGTAGTGGCCGAAGCGCTGGGCATGGAAGTGTACTTCTACGATGTTGTCGACAAACTTGCCCTTGGTAATGCCCGCAAGTGCAAATCAATGGATGAATTGCTGGCTATTGCCGATATTATTACGCTCCATACCGACGGCCGGAAAGAGAATAAAAATATCATTAGCTATCGCGAATTCGGGTTAATGAAAAACGGTGTAATCTTCCTGAATCTATCGCGTGGGCATATCGTCGATATTCCGGCGCTGGTCGATGCCATCGAACGGGGAAAAGTTGCCGGTGCTGGTGTCGATGTGTTCCCGCATGAGCCGAAAACCAATAACGAAGAATTCATCAATGCGCTGCGCAACCAGCCAAATGTCATTCTGACTCCGCACATTGGCGGCAGTACTGAAGAAGCGCAGGAGAATATTGGCAACTTTGTTCCGGGTAAATTGCTCGAATACATCAATAATGGCAGCACCTACGGCAGCGTTAACTTCCCAGAGCTTCAACTGCCTTTGCTGAAGGGTTCGCACCGGCTCCTGCACATTCATGCCAACGTACCCGGCATTCTGGCCAAAATGAACAACATTTTTGCCAAATACCACATCAATATTCATGGTCAATACCTCAAAACGAATGAGCTGATTGGCTATGTAATTACCGATGTTGCCAAAGAATACGCTGACGAAGTGGTAGAAGAATTGAAGCAGATCGACCAGACCATTAAATTCCGGCTGCTCTATTAAAGAGCGAATGAGTGAATGAGTGAATGAGCGAGCTAACGTCGGTTGCCCATTTATTCACTCGTTCACTCGTTTGCTCATTCACTCTTTTGAGAATGAAACAAACGTACTTTACCCCCGGTCCGGCCGAGTTATACCCAACGCTTTATCAGCATTTGCAAACCGCAATGGATGAGCAGATTGGATCAATTTCGCACCGAAGCCAAAAATTTCGGGACATCTATAAGTTCACCGACCAACAGTTGCGCACGCTGTTGACCATTCCCGACACGCACGGTATTTTCTTTACCGGATCGGCCTCCGAAGTTTGGGAGCGCGTTTTGTTTAACTGCGTTGAACACGAGAGCTTCCACCTCGTGAATGGTTCGTTTTCCCGGAAATTTTACGATTACGCTAATTCGCTGCATAAGTTCGCCCACCTGCACGAAAAGCCCTTTGGCGAAGGATTTGATTATGCCGATGTTGAGGTGCCTGAATACGCCGAATTGATTTGTCTGACGCATAACGAAACATCGTCGGGTGTACAGATGCGCACCGCTGATATTCATAAACTGAAGCGCAAGTATTCGAAGAAATTGGTGGTTGTCGATATGGTTTCGTCAGCACCGTATCCTGATTTAGACTTCAGTCTGATCGACTCGGCCTTTTTCTCGGTACAAAAAGCGTTCGGTATGCCTGCTGGTCTGGGTGTCTGGATCGCGAATCAGGCCTGTCTGGAAAAAGCGGAACGGCTACAGAAATACGAGAACCTCACGGTTGGTGCGCATAATACGCTGCCAACACTCTGGAGCCATTATAAAACATTTGAAACGCCCGCAACACCGAATGTACTGTTCATTTATCTGTTGGGGAAAATAGCCGAAGATTTCAATAAAATCGGCATCGATACCATCCGTAAACAAACTGAAGAAAAGGCCCGAATGCTCTATAAATTCCTGGATGCTTCGGAGGCCTATTCACCGTTTGTTAAACAGGACCGACATCGATCGCAGACGGTTGTTGTAGCCACCACCCAAAAGCCATCTGCGGATGTTATTTCTGGTGTAAAACAGGCTGGTATGGTTGTCGGAACGGGATATGGGAAATTTAAAGAGTCCCAGATTCGGATTGCCAATTTCCCGGCGGTGTCGATTGAGCAGGTCGATACGCTCATTAATCAGTTGCAGAAATAAGTTTCTGTTTTTGTCTCTTTCCCAGAAAAAGCTCCCTTGTTTACGCATGGGAGCTTTTTTTATTGTATATACCCAAGAAAGACTTTTGCTTCGAGCCGTGCCACGGTTTGTTTGCGCATGATTAGTAACCGTGGCACGGCTCGAAGCAAAAGTCCTACCAGGAAAGTGCCTTAAATCAAACAAACCTTATTTCCTGTTTACAGTTTACTAAGTCAACGTTCTACTAACAACGTGTATTAACTCAACGACGATGAAAAATTTACTAACAACCGCAGCATTGCTAACGTGTCTGTCGTTAGCTGTCTATGCTCAGAATAATTCCGATTCGACAGGCCGGTCGAAGCCGATAATTGATGAAAAGACCCGGCAGGATGCCCGGCAAAAAGCGAATCAGGTAGAAGATAAGCTAGACGAAGAAATTGAAAAATCCCGCAATTACATGCAAAACAACCAGCTCAGCTGGTTCCAGCCGGGAAACGTTTTTGTAGGCGGTGGGGTCGGCTTTGGTGCTACCAGCGGTAAGGTCTACACCGATATCAATGCCCGTTTAGGGTACTTCTTTCAGCCAGGCTTTGTGGGTGGTTTGCGCTATGACTATGACCGGCTCGTAGGCAATAAATACCATGCTCGTCAGGCAGGTCTGTTTGTCCGATACTATCCCTTCCGAACCCGGATAAGCAGTTTCATTGGAGCCAGTCTGAATGGCGGACGCGAGTTTTCAGAAAATATCCCGGCTGGAACGAAAGCTACCTACACCAGCGTCGGCCTTGAGTTAGGCGTTATGTTCTGGATTCTGCACCGTTTAGGGGCCGAGGTTAGTTATGAAGGAAACTATTATAACAAGTTCGACCCTACCGTTGGGCGTGGTAAGGGCGGCCGGCTAAAATTTGGTGTCAATTATTATTTTGGTCAGGTCGGTAATCGTGGGCTCCGGCTGGCCAGATAAAAGGGCATTGAGCAATGAACTAACTGGGTAACTAAAAACCCGGCTCCACGTAGTTGCCCCCTGTATGCTTACCGGCATCCAGGCTTTACAGCTTCGGCAGTAAGCGTAGATGGTGTTGCGTATGGGTGCTGGTGAAGTACAGCATCTCCCGAACAGTCAGATAACCAAGTAAGGGGTGCGGTATTAGCAACAAATCGAGATCATCGTCGGACCAGCCATTGGTAGCTTCGGTCAATGCCTGATAAATGCCAGAAAATCGATCAATGATTACAGGTTTCTCAACCTGCATATCTTCGGGCCGGGGAGACATGGATGGGGGGGCCTGCCGTCGTAGCGTGAGTGCTTTCTGATAGATAGCTGCAATTGTTTCGTACGATCTGGACGGCATTTCGGCCTGCCCCCATTGGCTGAATACTTCCCGTGGCCCGGCCATTAATCGAGCTACTGGCCGGGCTGATAAATACAAATGCTGCATTACCTCTGCCACCGACCATTTGCCATCGACCTGCCGCTTAAACTGATCTTCTGAAAGCTTATCCGTGACCGCAACGAATTCCTGACAATCGGCCAGGAGTTGGCTTTTTATGTCGATTTGTGTGCTTTCCATCATCGTATTTTTTACAAGATTACAAAATTATTTGGCTTCGTGCTACCATTTCCAGTCCGTAGAGAAGAACCAGAATATCGCACAAATTATTGATTATCAGCTACAATTCTACTAGCCTAAATAAAATACACGTGTTTTTCAGGAATACCCAACACGGTTTTCGGATGCACACATACAGTATTGGGCGTATTGCGCTTCAACAATAAGCGGTGAGCCAACGTGCTTATCTGTACGTTGGCTCACGATGCATCGGTTTATCGTCCAGCTCGCTTCTGCAAGGCATCCCGCGAAAGGATAATCAAATGTCCAATTGGTTTTCCTGCCCGATAGGTGATCACCCGAAGCGTAATAGGGCCATCGGGTAGCTCGACGGGCTGGCTATATTTCGTTGAAAACGCATCCGGCATGGTATCGTCGATGCTGTAAAAAATATCGAGTCCAGGCACTTCACTATCCAGTTCCAGCACCAGTTTGCCGTTCTTCAGGCTTGTTTTAGTAATGGGGTCATAAACGGCACGCGAATAATTGATCTGCGCTACATCGGCCCGATCAAAATGCGTTTCCATACGGGGCACAAATGTCTCCCAGTTTTTTGTCTCTTTGGGCGACCAGTATACATCGGCCAGCGCCCAGCTACGCGGGTAGCTCATATACTCGGCATAGCGAAGGTTGGGAACCTGCTCAGTCCATAGGTTTGCCTGACCACCCAGAATGTGTTTGGCATCCACACCATCCGGAACCGGCTCGAAACTATAGCTTTTCTTTGTCCGCAGGCTGGCGTAGATCGGTGGATCGATATCACTCTGCTGGTAGTCGATATACGCAAACGTGGTAGGTGTCATCACAACATCGTGGCCCATGTGCGCGGCTTCGATGCCCCCTTTAACACCCCGCCAGCTCATGACCGTTGCTTCCGGCGAAATACCACCCTCCAGGATTTCGTCCCAACCAAGCAATTTTTTACCCTTTGCCTTTAGAATTTTCTCGACACGGTTCATAAAATAGCCCTGTAAATCCTCAACATGCCGAATGTTCAACTGCTTCATTAAAGCCTGACAGCCTGGGTCCTGCGCCCAGTATCCTTTGTAGCACTCATCGCCACCAACGTGAATGTATGGATTCGGGAAAAGCGCGGCAACTTCGGTAAAAACCTTATCGAGAAATTCATAGACTTTCTCATCCGATGGGTTTAGAGTGTTCTCGACCAGCATCTTGAATGTGCCGTTGCCGTACCACTCCGAAAAGGGCGTTCCGGGGTTTACGCTGACAGCTGCTTTGGTACAACTCAATTCCGGATAAGCGGCCAGAGCTGCCATGCTGTGGCCCGGAACATCAATTTCGGGGACTATCGTAACGTTACGGTCCTGTGCAAATTTGATAATTTCTTTAATATCCTCCTGTGTGTAAAATCCGCCATAAGAAGCCGTTTCACCAGATTTGGGATCGAGTCGATTCCCAAAATGGCCCGCCCGTTGTACCCGCCAGGCACCCACTTCCGTGAGTTTGGGCAACGATTTTATCTCGATTCGCCAGCCATTATCATCGGTCAGGTGCCAGTGAAACGTGTTGTATTTCAGCCTGGCCAATTGATCGATGTATTTTTTGACGTCTTCCTTTGAAAAGAAGTGACGGCTCACATCCAGCATAATTCCCCGCCAGGCAAATCGTGGATAATCGGTGATACGAACAGCTGGTATAGCCCAGGTTGCGGTGGCTGCGATCTTGCTTTCAATCTCTTTGGGCAATAACTGGAAAAGTGACTGCATACCATAAAACAGCCCGGCTGGCTCATTGGCCGTTATGATAACTCCTTTCGGTGATGCATCCAGTATATATCCTTCTTTACCGAGCTTCGAATCTGGGGTGTCATTCAAATCGAACCGAATGGCCCCTTTTTTGCCGGATTGTGCTCTTATCCCAAACCCTGTCGGCATGTTCAGTTTTTGTGCCGTCATGTCAGCAACGGCCTGAGCCTGAGGTTTATTATAACTTATAGTGGCTGATTTTGTAATGGCAAAAGTGCCCCGTTGTACCTGTATATCAACAGGTTGTGGAATAAGATAAATGGGTTGCTGGGCATTCGCGAACGTAATTGATAAGAAAAAAAACAGAAGACCAGCTGTACGTATTTTCATGCTATTGATGGTTAATGAATACAATCCAAAGCAAGTTACTGCACTATTTTAATATAGGGCTCTTGCCTGTTCGTGTAGTGAGTGAGGGCAGGTTCTTAAACCTGCCCTCTGCGAGGTTTCTTAAAACCGAGTGAATAGTCTGGATGAGGTTTGGAGAATCGCACGGCGAACCGTCGCATCGGCGAACCGTCGCATCGGCGAACCGTGCCTGCTGTGTCGGTTTTAAGAAACTGACACCACATTACCATTTCGACTCCTTTTCAAACGAATTCACGGATCTATACTATTCTCCTGAATTCTGTAAGGGCGATCGGTCAAATTAAATCAGAGGGTTTTCCTGCAAAAAATACCTATAAACTCATTCTTCTATTGATCTGAAGCGGGGCCGGTAAAATTCGGAGACTTTATCTCTGAATGGTAGTATTATCAGGAAAATCAACTTAGCATTCTATTTTAAAAGTCAATAAACACTCGCATTTGGAAGAAATCTTATCAGGAAAATTACCTACTTCCTACTTAGCGTAGCATACCCAATACAACAAAAGGAATACTTACTAGGTATAATAGTCATTACAAAAGCATTATTAAAATAAAATTAAAATATAATTTATTTTCTATATTCTTGCATACGTAGAATAATATTTTTAATTCACATTAAAATAAGGAACAATATTTTGACATAAGCGAATAAAATCTACTTTTGCACAGTAAACATTGCGTTTTCTTAACCAAAGAACTTCATGAAAAAACTACTACTGCTGAGCTTGCTCATGGCATGCTCTAGTTGTGCTTATGTATGGGCACAGGGCCGAAAAATAAGCGGCACTGTTGTTGTCGATGAAGGGAGCATTCCGTTTGCGGGCGCCACCATTGTCGTCAAAGGAACAACAATCGGTACAGTCACGGATGCTAAAGGTGAATACAGCATAAATGTTCCAGCTTCGGGCAATGCGTTAATCTTCTCGGCAGTGGGTATGGAAACTGTCGAGGAACCCATCGGCACACGAACGGCTATTGATGTTAAACTCAAAAGCGACACCAAGCAATTAGGCGAGGTAATCGTAACGGCGCTCGGAATTAAAGAAGAACGCGACAAATTTGCCTCATCCGTATCGACCGTCGATGGCAAGAACATTTCTAAATCCGGCGAAACCAGCTTACTGACAGGACTTAGCGGCAAAGCATCCGGCGTTGTGATCACGCGGAATGGCGGTGATCCGGGAGCGGGGGCTTACATTCAGATTCGCGGTCAAAACACGATCAACGGTAATGCCCAGCCACTGTTTATTGTCGATGGCATTCCGGTCAGTAACTCCAGCGATAACAACGGTACTGCCGCCGGAAACGGCATTGTTCAGCAATCCCGGATCAACGATATTAATCCCGAAGATATTGAGAGTATGGAAGTTCTGAAGGGAGCTTCTGCTGCGGCTTTGTGGGGAACACGGGCCGCCAATGGGGTTATCGTGATTACAACTAAAAAAGGAAAGGATACGAAGGGCAAGGTGAATATCACCTTCAAGTCAACCGTTTCTTTCGATGAGGTCAACAAAAATCATAAGCTACAAACAACTTACGGTCAGGGTTCAGATGGCATTTTTCAGCAAGGAAGCCGAAACACATTCGGCGACCTGATTGCCGATCGGAAAGGCGGTGACGATGCGTTTATAACGGATCCAAATGCGGCTGGCTACCAGGGCTTTGTAACGTTTCCGGATGGCACAAAGCGGTACGCCATTGCCGCAGGAACAGCCGCCAATCCGCACGGTGGCAAAAACTCCAGACAAACCTACGATCACACGAAAGACGTTTTTCAGACGGGTCATTTCACCGACAACAGCATCAATTTTAGCGGGGGCAACGCCCGGTCTAATTTCCTGCTGAGCTACTCCAATCTGAATCAGGATGGTGTTGTACAGAAGTTCAGCTCCTACCAGCGAAACACGGCCCGCATCAATGTAGCCAGTCAGTTTACCGAATGGCTACGGGCATCGGCCAATGTTGGCTATACGAAAAGCTATTCAACGCGGGTTCAGCAGGGCGATAACCTCGATGGTATCATCCTGGGTGGTTTCCGGACTCCCGGCGATTTTGACAACAGTTATTTCACCGGCATTTACACCAACAAGGCCGGGCAGACATTCAATAATGCACACGTTTCATACCGCAACCCGTTGGGTGTCGATCAAAACACCATTTATGCCAACCCCGTCTGGAACATCAACAACAACCGGAATACGACCGATGTCGATCGTATTACCGGGACGGCTGAACTTGGCATTACGCCAACATCCTGGCTGAGCATTACCGGGCGCACAGGTATCGATAACTTTATTGATAAACGGCTGGAGCGATTTGCCCGGAACTCAGGCTCATACGGTACGGGCCTGTTATCGAAAAACTGGATTACAGAAAAGCAGTTCAACACCGATGTATTTGCCAATGCGACCAAAACATTCAATGAAAATTTTGGTGGTTCGTTGCTGGTTGGCGTCAACTACAACAGTCGTCTGAAAGAATACGTAAGCGATCAGATCACTAACTTTATTGTTCCAAACGCACCCGATATTTTGACCAATGCGCTCAACTCGAATAGCGCCATCAGCAATTATACGTCCTTGATCCGGACGTATGCCTACTACGCTCAGGCCGAAGTTCAGGCGTATAACATGCTCTTTCTGACCCTGACCGGCCGCAACGAAAGTGCCTCGACGTTTGGCTCCAAAACCAACAGCACGTTCTTCTTCCCATCGGCAGCGCTGGCCTGGCAATTCACGAAGTTAAAAGCGCTGGAAACCAGCTCGCTGCTTAGTTTTGGTAAACTGCGCGTAACCTGGGGTCAGGTGGGTATTCAGCCCCAGCCCTACCAGAATTTCACAACGTTCTCGCCCGCAGCCTATACCGATGCGTTTGCGGGTGGCCTGAAATCGGCGAGTGCGCTGTATGGTGGCGGCTATGTTCGGAGTACCACCGCTGGTAATGATTTTCTGCGTCCAGAGCGCAAAACAGAAACAGAAATTGGGGTTGATCTCCGATTCCTCAACAATCGCATCAACTTCTCGGCCACGGCTTACGACAACTCTACCGACGACGTGATTCTGTCGCTGAACGTACCGAATGAAACGGGGTATACGGTTCGGAATGTCAATGCCGCCAAGCTATCGAACAAAGGGCTTGAGTTTGAAGCAGGTGCCGACCTGATCACGCTGGGCGATTTCAAATGGAATCTGTCAGCAAACTTTTCGCTGAACCGCAACAGAGTCATTTCGCTGGCGGGTGCTGCCGCCCAGACACTGCCCGACAGTTACCAACAAAACGCATCATTGATTGAAGGACAACCTTTCGGTGTGTTTTATTCGACCGATTTCCTGAAAGATGAATCAGGCAAGTACAAGCTGGATGCGAACGGTTTTCCGCAGGGAGGCACAGGCAACGAGATCATAGGCGATCCGAACCCAAAATGGCGGGGTGGATTAGGAAGCACATTTTCCTACAAAGGCTTATCGTTGTCGGTACTCTTCGACCGTGTTGCAGGGAATGACTTCTATAACGGTACGCGGGGAGCGCTCTACAGTTTCGGCGTTCACGCTGATCAGGGTGGCACGGCTGTTGCACCAGCAGGTGGCATTAAAGACGTGAACGGCAAAGTCATTGCAGCCGGTACGTCATTTCAGGGCCAGATAAAAGACTTTGGCGCAGGGCCGGTCGCGCTGAACCAGGCCTGGTATCAGGGACGGGGAACATCGTTCAACTCGGCCTCCTACAAGCAGTTTATTGAAGATGGCAGCTCAACCCGCCTGCGCGAAATAACGATGACCTACAGTCTGCGAAGTGAAGGGTTCCGCCGGTTCACGCACCTATCGAACGTTGATTTTAGTCTGACCGGCCGTAACCTTCTCCTGTGGACGAATTACACAGGTACCGATCCGGAAGTAAACATCACGGGTGCAGGTCTTTCGCGTGGACAGGACTGGTTTACGAATCCCAATACGCGCTCTTTGCTGTTCTCGCTCAAAATCACGTACTAAACCCGTTTTCGATGGATCATTTACGGTTAGCTGAGGCCAGCCGAAACCGACAA
This window harbors:
- a CDS encoding beta-N-acetylhexosaminidase, which translates into the protein MKIRTAGLLFFFLSITFANAQQPIYLIPQPVDIQVQRGTFAITKSATISYNKPQAQAVADMTAQKLNMPTGFGIRAQSGKKGAIRFDLNDTPDSKLGKEGYILDASPKGVIITANEPAGLFYGMQSLFQLLPKEIESKIAATATWAIPAVRITDYPRFAWRGIMLDVSRHFFSKEDVKKYIDQLARLKYNTFHWHLTDDNGWRIEIKSLPKLTEVGAWRVQRAGHFGNRLDPKSGETASYGGFYTQEDIKEIIKFAQDRNVTIVPEIDVPGHSMAALAAYPELSCTKAAVSVNPGTPFSEWYGNGTFKMLVENTLNPSDEKVYEFLDKVFTEVAALFPNPYIHVGGDECYKGYWAQDPGCQALMKQLNIRHVEDLQGYFMNRVEKILKAKGKKLLGWDEILEGGISPEATVMSWRGVKGGIEAAHMGHDVVMTPTTFAYIDYQQSDIDPPIYASLRTKKSYSFEPVPDGVDAKHILGGQANLWTEQVPNLRYAEYMSYPRSWALADVYWSPKETKNWETFVPRMETHFDRADVAQINYSRAVYDPITKTSLKNGKLVLELDSEVPGLDIFYSIDDTMPDAFSTKYSQPVELPDGPITLRVITYRAGKPIGHLIILSRDALQKRAGR
- a CDS encoding SusC/RagA family TonB-linked outer membrane protein; translated protein: MKKLLLLSLLMACSSCAYVWAQGRKISGTVVVDEGSIPFAGATIVVKGTTIGTVTDAKGEYSINVPASGNALIFSAVGMETVEEPIGTRTAIDVKLKSDTKQLGEVIVTALGIKEERDKFASSVSTVDGKNISKSGETSLLTGLSGKASGVVITRNGGDPGAGAYIQIRGQNTINGNAQPLFIVDGIPVSNSSDNNGTAAGNGIVQQSRINDINPEDIESMEVLKGASAAALWGTRAANGVIVITTKKGKDTKGKVNITFKSTVSFDEVNKNHKLQTTYGQGSDGIFQQGSRNTFGDLIADRKGGDDAFITDPNAAGYQGFVTFPDGTKRYAIAAGTAANPHGGKNSRQTYDHTKDVFQTGHFTDNSINFSGGNARSNFLLSYSNLNQDGVVQKFSSYQRNTARINVASQFTEWLRASANVGYTKSYSTRVQQGDNLDGIILGGFRTPGDFDNSYFTGIYTNKAGQTFNNAHVSYRNPLGVDQNTIYANPVWNINNNRNTTDVDRITGTAELGITPTSWLSITGRTGIDNFIDKRLERFARNSGSYGTGLLSKNWITEKQFNTDVFANATKTFNENFGGSLLVGVNYNSRLKEYVSDQITNFIVPNAPDILTNALNSNSAISNYTSLIRTYAYYAQAEVQAYNMLFLTLTGRNESASTFGSKTNSTFFFPSAALAWQFTKLKALETSSLLSFGKLRVTWGQVGIQPQPYQNFTTFSPAAYTDAFAGGLKSASALYGGGYVRSTTAGNDFLRPERKTETEIGVDLRFLNNRINFSATAYDNSTDDVILSLNVPNETGYTVRNVNAAKLSNKGLEFEAGADLITLGDFKWNLSANFSLNRNRVISLAGAAAQTLPDSYQQNASLIEGQPFGVFYSTDFLKDESGKYKLDANGFPQGGTGNEIIGDPNPKWRGGLGSTFSYKGLSLSVLFDRVAGNDFYNGTRGALYSFGVHADQGGTAVAPAGGIKDVNGKVIAAGTSFQGQIKDFGAGPVALNQAWYQGRGTSFNSASYKQFIEDGSSTRLREITMTYSLRSEGFRRFTHLSNVDFSLTGRNLLLWTNYTGTDPEVNITGAGLSRGQDWFTNPNTRSLLFSLKITY